One Eriocheir sinensis breed Jianghai 21 unplaced genomic scaffold, ASM2467909v1 Scaffold3, whole genome shotgun sequence genomic region harbors:
- the LOC126991557 gene encoding uncharacterized protein LOC126991557, with protein MTKVPPPPLPPPPPPPPSHHTKWWQRQPETISTAARVRPASQTSEGAARATHWQRLTLGVGGVAGYMDLAGCVSASQRRVPSATAPKTFAKLGNVSLVIGHKSRQVAKVDVAVPHQDVIVSSHAVQRVTALPHGTDPKDVPIHSRDVATPAKALDTAPSVPWWAILAGLLLLLLLTLLPWKVRERERDFDHCPRNVDDEVTVVSFFSFLLIPPPRKN; from the exons TGGTGGCAGCGTCAGCCTGAGACGATTAGTACTGCAGCACGCGTACGTCCGGCTTCCCAAACCTCCGAGGGAGCTGCTCGTGCAACACACTG GCAGAGACTGACGCTGGGTGTGGGTGGAGTAGCTGGATACATGGACCTTGCTGGGTGTGTGAGTGCCTCCCAAAGAAGAGTTCCCAGCGCCACGGCTCCCAAGACCTTTGCCAAGCTGGGCAATGTCAGTCTGGTCATTGGACACAAGTCGCGGCAGGTGGCAAAAGTGGACGTGGCTG TGCCCCATCAGGACGTCATTGTCTCCAGTCATGCGGTCCAGCGAGTCACTGCTCTACCGCACGGCACTGACCCCAAGGACGTCCCG ATCCACAGCAGGGACGTGGCCACCCCTGCCAAGGCCCTGGACACAGCCCCAAGTGTTCCCTGGTGGGCCATACTTgctgggctcctcctcctcctcctcctcaccctgctgccgtggaaggtgagggagagagagagggactttgATCACTGTCCCAGGAATGTTGATGATGAGGTTACCgtagtatcttttttttctttcctactaatTCCTCCACCTCGGAAAAACTGA